One Blattabacterium cuenoti genomic window carries:
- the glpK gene encoding glycerol kinase GlpK, producing MKKYVLSLDQGTTSSRAIIFDKIGNIISVAQREFTQIYPHPGWVEHNAEEIWSTQASVALEAILKANLEGENIVSIGITNQRETTVVWDKRTGEPIFNAIVWQDRRTFKYCDQIKKEGLTEMIRKKTGLIIDPYFSATKIRWILENVPGAREKARSGFLAFGTIDSWLIWNLTGKETHVTDVTNASRTMLFNIHTLNWDQELIDLFNIPITMLPEVKSSSEIFGYTTGHILSHKIPISGIAGDQQAALFGQMCTKIGMVKNTYGTGCFMLMNVGDHPVFSKNNLITTVAWKIQNQVQYALEGSVFIAGAVVQWLRDGLGLLLSSNEAETLASSVENTEGLYMVPAFSGLGAPYWDQKARGTIVGITRGTSSAHIVRAALESIAFQNMDVLKAMEADSGISIKELRVDGGATVNKLLMQFQSDILNVKVVKSRISELTAAGAAYLAGLAVNYWSSLEEIQDKWQLEQVFEPKEMSSRLERIQGWKKAVKTTRSWSNQIK from the coding sequence ATGAAAAAATATGTACTATCATTAGATCAGGGAACTACCAGTTCTAGAGCTATTATTTTTGATAAAATTGGAAATATTATTTCTGTAGCCCAAAGAGAATTTACACAAATTTATCCTCATCCTGGATGGGTAGAACATAATGCAGAAGAAATATGGTCTACACAAGCTTCAGTAGCTTTAGAAGCTATTTTAAAGGCAAATTTAGAAGGAGAAAATATTGTTTCTATAGGAATTACCAATCAAAGAGAGACTACTGTTGTATGGGATAAAAGAACTGGAGAACCTATTTTTAATGCTATAGTATGGCAAGATAGACGTACATTTAAATATTGTGATCAAATTAAAAAAGAAGGATTAACCGAAATGATTCGAAAAAAAACAGGTTTAATTATAGACCCTTATTTTTCCGCTACGAAAATTAGATGGATATTAGAAAATGTACCCGGAGCTAGGGAAAAAGCTCGTTCTGGATTCTTGGCATTTGGAACTATAGATTCATGGTTAATATGGAATTTAACTGGTAAAGAAACCCATGTCACAGATGTGACTAATGCTTCTCGTACTATGTTATTTAATATTCACACACTTAATTGGGATCAAGAGTTGATAGATTTATTTAATATTCCAATAACGATGCTTCCAGAAGTAAAATCGTCTAGTGAAATTTTCGGTTATACAACAGGACATATTTTATCACACAAAATTCCGATATCTGGAATTGCTGGAGATCAGCAAGCGGCTCTTTTCGGACAAATGTGTACTAAAATTGGAATGGTTAAAAATACTTATGGAACAGGATGTTTTATGTTAATGAATGTAGGGGATCATCCTGTTTTTTCTAAAAATAATTTAATCACTACTGTAGCTTGGAAAATACAAAATCAAGTTCAATATGCATTAGAAGGAAGTGTTTTTATTGCAGGGGCTGTCGTTCAATGGCTTAGAGATGGATTAGGATTACTTTTGTCTTCCAATGAAGCGGAAACATTAGCTTCTTCTGTGGAAAATACGGAGGGTTTATATATGGTTCCAGCTTTTTCAGGTTTAGGCGCTCCTTATTGGGATCAAAAAGCGAGAGGAACCATTGTAGGGATAACGAGGGGGACTTCTTCTGCTCATATTGTTAGAGCAGCATTAGAAAGTATAGCTTTTCAAAATATGGACGTATTAAAAGCTATGGAAGCAGATTCTGGTATTTCTATAAAAGAACTTCGTGTAGATGGAGGGGCTACAGTAAATAAACTGTTAATGCAATTTCAATCTGATATTTTAAATGTGAAAGTTGTAAAATCTAGAATTTCTGAATTAACAGCAGCTGGAGCTGCTTATTTAGCGGGATTAGCTGTAAATTATTGGAGTAGTCTTGAAGAGATTCAAGATAAATGGCAATTAGAACAGGTTTTTGAACCAAAAGAAATGTCTAGTAGATTGGAAAGAATCCAAGGTTGGAAAAAAGCGGTTAAAACAACACGTTCTTGGTCAAATCAAATCAAATAA
- a CDS encoding glycerol-3-phosphate dehydrogenase/oxidase: protein MKGFLNRDRFLDILENVNIWDIIIIGGGATGLGIALDSSSRGYKTLLLEQSDFSKGTSSRSTKLIHGGIRYLSQGNIKLVYEALQERGFLLKNAPHLVKKQKFIIPVFNWKMGIMYWAGLKLYEWLSGSLSFGKSQFLSQKEMIKYFPEIKNKELKGGVLYYDGQFDDARLAINLAQTCVQKGGILLNYFKVKSLLKEVGNKVSGVVACDLETKKKYSIYSKIVINATGVFSDSISKMDESSCPIFIKPSQGTHIVLNKSFFRSSNAIVIPKTTDGRVLFCVPWNNHVLVGTTDTFLEKSVLEPKPLEEEIDFILQTFNKYFILHIKKSDILSAFSGLRPLFVSSNNYCSDTIKTKDISRYHKLIISSSGLISIIGGKWTTYRKMAEDTVNKAIEIGNLQKSPSVTKNLKIYGSYSSYDQKSQNLYWNKYGEDEYHIKKLIEKNPLLGVSLISKDSSYYTEAEVIWMVRYEMARTIEDVLARRFRLLFLNAKKAIDIAPRVAALMAKELSRDDKWEKSQIDAFKKLAMQYYYPPV, encoded by the coding sequence ATGAAAGGTTTTTTAAATAGAGATAGATTTTTAGACATTTTAGAAAATGTAAATATTTGGGATATTATCATTATTGGGGGAGGAGCCACGGGGTTAGGGATTGCTTTAGATTCTTCTTCAAGAGGATATAAAACTCTTCTATTAGAACAGTCTGATTTTTCTAAAGGGACTTCTAGTCGTAGTACAAAATTAATTCATGGAGGTATTCGGTATTTATCTCAAGGAAATATAAAATTAGTTTATGAAGCTTTGCAAGAAAGAGGTTTTTTATTAAAAAATGCACCTCATTTAGTAAAAAAACAAAAGTTTATTATTCCAGTCTTCAATTGGAAAATGGGAATCATGTACTGGGCTGGTTTAAAATTGTATGAGTGGCTATCAGGTTCTTTGAGTTTTGGAAAATCCCAATTTTTATCACAAAAGGAAATGATTAAATATTTTCCAGAAATTAAAAATAAAGAGTTAAAAGGTGGTGTTTTATATTATGACGGGCAATTTGACGATGCACGTTTAGCCATAAATTTAGCACAAACTTGTGTTCAAAAAGGTGGAATATTATTAAACTATTTTAAAGTTAAAAGTTTACTAAAAGAAGTTGGGAACAAAGTTTCTGGAGTAGTAGCTTGCGATCTTGAAACTAAAAAGAAATATTCTATTTATTCAAAAATAGTTATAAACGCCACTGGAGTTTTTTCTGATTCTATTTCAAAAATGGATGAATCTTCATGTCCTATTTTCATAAAACCGAGTCAAGGAACACATATTGTGTTAAATAAATCTTTTTTTAGGAGTTCAAATGCTATAGTTATTCCAAAAACAACAGATGGAAGAGTTTTATTTTGTGTTCCATGGAACAATCATGTCTTGGTGGGAACTACAGATACTTTTTTGGAAAAAAGTGTTCTAGAACCCAAACCTTTAGAGGAAGAGATAGATTTTATCTTACAAACTTTTAACAAATATTTTATACTTCACATAAAAAAAAGTGATATATTAAGTGCATTTTCTGGATTACGTCCTCTTTTTGTTTCTAGTAATAATTATTGTTCCGATACTATTAAAACGAAAGATATTTCTAGATATCATAAACTTATAATTAGTTCCTCTGGGCTTATTAGTATTATAGGAGGAAAATGGACAACATATAGAAAAATGGCGGAAGACACTGTCAATAAAGCTATTGAAATAGGAAACTTACAGAAGTCCCCTTCTGTAACAAAAAATCTAAAAATTTATGGATCCTATTCTTCATATGATCAAAAAAGTCAGAATCTTTATTGGAATAAATATGGAGAAGATGAATATCATATAAAAAAATTGATTGAAAAAAACCCACTTTTGGGGGTTTCCTTAATTTCAAAAGATTCCTCTTATTATACAGAAGCAGAAGTGATTTGGATGGTTCGTTATGAAATGGCAAGAACAATTGAAGATGTTTTAGCTAGAAGGTTCCGTTTATTATTTTTAAATGCTAAAAAAGCAATAGATATAGCACCTAGAGTAGCTGCACTAATGGCGAAAGAACTTTCTAGAGATGATAAATGGGAAAAATCACAAATAGATGCTTTCAAAAAGTTAGCTATGCAATACTATTATCCACCAGTTTGA
- the ffh gene encoding signal recognition particle protein, with translation MFEHLQNKLSEALHVFKGQNTITEINIASSLKKIGRALIDADVNHKIVKSFIQRIQEESIGKKVLTSLNPKQLITKIVYDELVSLMGEKNVEINISRNPTIILICGLQGSGKTSFSSKLAFFLKKKNKYPLLVAADTHRPAAIDQLELIAKKVNIPVFSLKESKNVIEIVKKSIIYAYKQNKNVIIIDTAGRLAIDEIMMEEIEKINQYSQPNEVLFVVDAMTGQDAINTAQSFSNVLDFDGVVITKLDGDSRGGVAITMSSVVKKPIKFISNGEKIEDLEVFHPDRIANRILGMGDIVSLVEKVQEQFDEKRTKKIYHKISKNRFDFNDLFEQIQKIKKIGNIKNIISMIPGIDKYFSFDGNQKDSIARIEAIIHSMSPYERSHPQVLTDEKRINRISKGSGVALNHIDLFLKQFHDMNKIMKKIHAHSGKKIVKDFIYQIMNKENNV, from the coding sequence ATGTTTGAACATTTACAAAATAAACTTTCTGAAGCTCTTCATGTTTTTAAGGGGCAGAATACAATTACAGAAATTAATATAGCATCTTCTTTGAAAAAGATTGGAAGAGCACTTATTGATGCAGATGTCAATCATAAAATAGTTAAAAGTTTTATTCAAAGAATTCAAGAAGAATCTATTGGGAAAAAAGTGCTAACTTCTTTAAATCCAAAACAATTAATTACAAAAATTGTATATGATGAACTCGTTTCTCTTATGGGAGAAAAGAATGTAGAAATAAATATTTCTAGAAATCCTACTATTATTTTAATTTGTGGATTACAGGGAAGTGGAAAAACTTCTTTTTCTTCTAAACTTGCTTTTTTTTTAAAAAAAAAGAATAAATATCCTTTATTAGTCGCTGCAGATACTCATCGTCCTGCAGCCATAGATCAATTGGAGTTAATTGCGAAAAAAGTAAATATTCCTGTTTTTTCTTTAAAAGAAAGCAAAAACGTTATAGAAATTGTGAAAAAATCTATTATTTATGCTTATAAACAAAATAAAAATGTAATTATCATTGATACAGCAGGTAGATTAGCAATAGATGAAATTATGATGGAAGAAATTGAAAAAATCAATCAATATTCTCAGCCAAATGAAGTTTTATTTGTTGTTGACGCCATGACAGGACAAGATGCTATAAATACGGCTCAATCTTTCTCAAATGTGTTGGATTTTGATGGCGTTGTAATAACAAAGTTAGATGGAGATAGTAGAGGTGGGGTTGCTATAACTATGTCTAGTGTAGTGAAAAAACCTATAAAATTTATTAGCAATGGAGAAAAAATAGAAGATTTGGAAGTTTTTCATCCAGATAGAATAGCTAATAGAATACTAGGTATGGGTGATATAGTTTCTTTAGTTGAAAAAGTACAAGAACAATTTGATGAAAAAAGAACTAAAAAAATTTATCATAAAATTTCAAAAAACCGTTTCGATTTTAACGATTTATTTGAGCAAATTCAAAAAATAAAAAAAATAGGAAATATAAAAAATATTATTTCTATGATTCCTGGAATTGATAAGTATTTTTCATTTGATGGAAATCAAAAAGATTCTATAGCAAGAATAGAAGCTATTATTCATTCTATGAGTCCTTATGAAAGGAGTCATCCTCAAGTTCTTACTGATGAAAAAAGAATAAATAGAATATCTAAAGGGTCTGGCGTAGCATTAAATCATATAGATCTTTTTTTAAAACAATTTCATGATATGAATAAAATCATGAAAAAAATTCATGCTCATTCAGGAAAAAAAATTGTAAAAGATTTTATATATCAAATAATGAACAAAGAAAATAATGTATAA
- the argS gene encoding arginine--tRNA ligase gives MNDHLQSIEKIVRESIFVLYKIKYCPELDFQYTKKEHIGDITLVLFSLSKKLQKPIEKIGNDIGNYVQNQLKGLIQFSIIRGFLNFIFEDDYYIYLLKEMLNTNFYDLKYTPKKIMVEYSSPNTNKPLHLGHIRNSLIGASIAKILKMVGHEIIRTQIINDRGIHICKSMIAWKKFGKGKTPDSAKMKGDHFVGKYYSLFDKIYCQEIQELSKKKHSKENYNSILNQARELLKKWESGDSEIRNTWRIMNQWVYNGFKDTYKKLGINFDKIEYESDIYKTGKEIVKKGLKKGIFFQKKDGSIWIDLSKEGFDQKLLLRSDQTSVYITQDIGTAVERFKKYNIDQIIYIVGKEQDYHFQVLFHILKRLGYTWVNKLFHLSYEMVYLPSGIMKSREGNVVDADSIILEMSSIAKKNFSKKFIKKEEDKQSYEILGLGALKYFFLKIDPRKKIIFNPEKSIDFKGKTGTYIQYTYSRIRSLELKFFNLCSLLNYHWSNIKFDIHEKNMIKVLQKYPLILKKSAIQLNPSLIANYIYEVSKTFNHLYQNKRLIDPLNVIHSNICMNIIHITGNVLKSGMNLLGIKMLDRI, from the coding sequence ATGAATGATCATCTTCAATCTATAGAGAAAATAGTTAGAGAATCCATATTTGTTTTATATAAAATAAAATATTGTCCTGAATTGGATTTTCAATACACTAAAAAAGAACATATAGGAGATATTACTTTAGTTTTATTTTCATTATCTAAAAAACTTCAAAAACCTATAGAAAAAATAGGAAACGATATAGGAAATTATGTGCAAAATCAATTAAAAGGATTAATTCAATTCTCTATTATTAGAGGTTTTTTAAACTTTATTTTCGAAGATGATTATTATATTTATCTTCTAAAAGAAATGTTAAATACAAATTTTTATGATTTGAAATATACTCCTAAAAAAATCATGGTAGAATATTCTTCTCCTAATACCAATAAACCCCTTCATTTAGGGCATATTAGAAATAGTCTTATTGGAGCATCTATAGCTAAAATATTAAAAATGGTTGGTCATGAAATAATAAGAACTCAAATTATTAATGATAGAGGAATACATATATGTAAATCTATGATAGCTTGGAAAAAATTTGGAAAAGGAAAAACTCCTGATAGTGCTAAAATGAAAGGCGATCATTTTGTGGGAAAATATTATAGTTTATTTGATAAAATTTATTGTCAAGAAATCCAAGAATTATCTAAAAAAAAACATTCTAAAGAGAATTATAATTCTATCTTAAATCAAGCTCGAGAATTATTGAAAAAATGGGAATCAGGAGATTCTGAAATTAGGAATACTTGGAGAATAATGAATCAATGGGTTTATAATGGGTTCAAAGATACTTATAAAAAGTTAGGAATTAATTTTGATAAAATAGAGTATGAAAGTGATATTTATAAAACTGGAAAAGAAATTGTAAAAAAAGGTCTTAAAAAAGGTATTTTTTTTCAGAAAAAAGATGGCTCTATTTGGATTGATTTAAGCAAAGAAGGTTTTGATCAAAAACTTTTATTACGATCGGATCAAACTTCTGTATATATTACTCAGGATATTGGAACAGCTGTAGAACGTTTTAAAAAATATAATATAGACCAAATCATATACATCGTAGGAAAAGAACAAGATTATCATTTCCAAGTTCTTTTTCACATATTAAAACGTTTAGGATATACATGGGTCAATAAATTATTTCATTTGTCTTATGAAATGGTATATTTGCCAAGTGGGATCATGAAATCTAGAGAAGGAAATGTTGTAGATGCTGATAGTATCATTCTAGAAATGTCTTCTATTGCAAAAAAGAATTTTTCAAAGAAATTTATAAAAAAAGAAGAAGATAAACAATCTTATGAAATTCTAGGATTAGGAGCTCTTAAGTATTTTTTTCTAAAAATAGATCCCAGAAAAAAAATAATTTTTAATCCTGAAAAATCGATAGATTTTAAAGGAAAAACTGGTACGTATATTCAATATACTTATTCCAGAATTCGTTCTTTGGAACTAAAATTTTTCAACTTGTGTTCCCTACTTAATTATCATTGGTCAAATATAAAATTTGATATACATGAAAAAAATATGATCAAAGTTCTTCAGAAATATCCATTAATATTAAAAAAATCAGCAATACAATTAAATCCTTCTTTAATAGCAAACTATATTTATGAAGTCTCTAAAACTTTTAATCATCTTTATCAGAATAAAAGGTTAATAGATCCTTTAAACGTAATTCATAGTAATATTTGTATGAATATTATTCATATAACAGGGAATGTTTTAAAATCTGGTATGAATTTATTGGGCATTAAAATGCTTGATCGTATATAA
- a CDS encoding branched-chain amino acid aminotransferase codes for MKIEKTLHSRIRKMDFNNIDFGNQYSDHMFCSEFKNGKWKNSIIKPFGKIMFSPISLVFHYGQAVFEGMKAYKDKNEEVFLFRPEENFKRMNRSAARLEMPLIPENIFMNGLKKLIDIDRDWIPKKYGQSLYIRPFLIATNGVLSAKPSKDYMFMIISTPADTYYKHPLKVKIEEKYSRSASGGVGFTKAAGNYASSFYPTRLANEKGFDQILWTDSSTHTMIEESGTMNVFFYLKNKLITPKANDNILSGVTCKSILSIAEKEGLFVEERNLSVSEIIKGLQTGELKEAFGCGTAVVINYFNTISYKENDFFLPNLSKEKRISLFLKKKLLDIQHNLSEDPFKWRVPLKR; via the coding sequence ATGAAAATAGAAAAAACCTTACATTCTAGAATTAGAAAAATGGATTTCAACAATATTGATTTTGGAAATCAGTATTCAGATCATATGTTTTGTTCTGAGTTCAAGAATGGAAAATGGAAAAATTCTATTATTAAGCCTTTTGGAAAGATAATGTTTTCTCCTATATCTCTTGTTTTTCATTACGGACAAGCTGTTTTCGAAGGAATGAAAGCTTACAAAGACAAAAATGAAGAAGTATTCTTATTTCGTCCAGAAGAAAATTTTAAAAGAATGAATAGATCTGCTGCTCGTTTGGAAATGCCACTTATACCAGAAAATATTTTTATGAATGGATTAAAAAAATTAATAGATATAGATAGGGATTGGATCCCTAAAAAATATGGACAATCTTTATATATTCGTCCTTTTCTAATTGCTACAAATGGAGTTTTATCAGCTAAGCCTTCTAAAGATTACATGTTTATGATTATATCTACCCCTGCGGACACCTATTACAAACATCCCTTAAAAGTTAAAATAGAAGAAAAATATAGTCGTTCTGCATCAGGAGGGGTTGGATTTACTAAAGCTGCTGGTAATTATGCATCTTCTTTTTATCCTACTCGATTAGCTAATGAAAAAGGATTTGATCAAATATTATGGACAGACTCTTCTACACATACGATGATAGAAGAATCAGGGACTATGAACGTTTTTTTTTATTTAAAAAATAAACTTATAACGCCAAAGGCAAATGATAATATATTGAGTGGGGTTACCTGTAAAAGCATTCTTTCTATAGCTGAAAAAGAAGGCTTATTTGTTGAAGAAAGAAATTTAAGTGTTTCAGAAATTATAAAGGGATTGCAAACCGGTGAATTAAAAGAAGCTTTTGGTTGTGGAACCGCAGTAGTTATAAATTATTTTAATACAATTAGTTATAAAGAAAATGATTTTTTTTTGCCGAATCTTTCAAAAGAGAAAAGAATATCTCTTTTTTTAAAGAAAAAATTATTAGATATACAACATAATTTATCAGAAGATCCTTTTAAATGGAGAGTCCCATTAAAAAGATAG